Proteins encoded in a region of the Isoalcanivorax pacificus W11-5 genome:
- the mutM gene encoding bifunctional DNA-formamidopyrimidine glycosylase/DNA-(apurinic or apyrimidinic site) lyase, whose protein sequence is MPELPEVETTRRGIAPHLEGRRIRRVDLRQRQLRWPVPDEVASLKNAAVSSVGRRAKFLLVDLPRGQMLMHLGMSGSLRVVPEKTPPNKHDHVDFVLDSGQMLRFTDPRRFGALLWTASPGQHPMLDHLGPEPLDDAFDDDLLFRLSRGRRQSVKTFIMDNRIVVGVGNIYAQESLFMAGIHPSRPAGRISAARYQRLSAAIREVLGRAIRAGGTTLRDFSRVDGQPGYFAQELSVYGRAGAPCLQCGTLLSQSRHGQRSTVYCRRCQT, encoded by the coding sequence ATGCCCGAATTGCCCGAGGTCGAAACCACCCGCCGGGGTATCGCGCCACATCTGGAAGGCCGCCGTATCCGCCGGGTGGACCTGCGCCAGCGTCAACTGCGCTGGCCGGTGCCCGATGAAGTGGCGAGCCTGAAAAATGCGGCCGTGAGCAGCGTGGGCCGGCGTGCCAAATTTCTGCTGGTGGACCTGCCTCGCGGCCAGATGCTGATGCACCTGGGCATGTCCGGCTCACTGCGGGTGGTGCCGGAGAAAACGCCGCCGAACAAGCATGATCATGTGGATTTCGTGCTCGATAGCGGCCAGATGCTGCGCTTTACCGACCCACGCCGGTTCGGCGCCCTGCTCTGGACTGCTTCACCGGGCCAGCACCCGATGCTGGATCACCTGGGGCCGGAGCCGCTGGACGACGCCTTTGATGACGATCTGTTGTTCCGGCTGTCCCGGGGGCGCCGGCAGAGCGTGAAGACATTCATCATGGATAACCGGATCGTGGTGGGCGTTGGCAATATTTACGCTCAGGAAAGCCTGTTCATGGCGGGTATTCACCCGTCGCGACCGGCGGGCCGTATCAGCGCTGCACGCTACCAGCGTCTGTCCGCCGCGATCCGCGAGGTGCTGGGCCGGGCAATCAGGGCTGGCGGCACCACGTTGCGGGATTTCAGCCGGGTGGATGGCCAGCCCGGATACTTCGCGCAGGAATTGTCGGTATATGGCCGCGCGGGCGCGCCCTGCCTGCAATGTGGCACCCTGCTCAGCCAGAGCCGCCACGGGCAACGCAGCACCGTCTATTGCCGTCGCTGCCAGACCTGA
- a CDS encoding DesA family fatty acid desaturase, giving the protein MWNGLFNPSVWQLVLITLVLTHITIVSVTVYLHRHSAHRALDLHPIAAHFFRFWLWLATGTVTKEWTAIHRKHHARCETDEDPHSPQVLGLKKVLREGAELYKAEAMNQETLARYGAGTPDDWIERNLYSKYSFAGIFLMLGIDILCFGAIGITVWAVQMVWIPLFAAGVINGVGHFWGYRNFESRDASRNISPIGILIGGEELHNNHHTYPNSAKLSVRRFEFDVGWFWIRVLETLRLAKVNKVPPRPVLARDKQVIDLDTLRGLISNRFQVMARYRREVITPVFQEERERACEVTRSFFQRCHSLLHRDESLITERCRERLDRLTSHNETLAAIYQFRLRLQDIWSRTSLSSAEMLEALKQWCQEAEESGIRALQEFAAKLRAYTVHSPA; this is encoded by the coding sequence ATGTGGAATGGTCTGTTCAACCCTTCGGTCTGGCAGCTTGTACTGATCACGCTGGTCCTGACCCATATCACTATCGTCAGTGTGACCGTGTACCTGCACCGGCACTCGGCGCACCGCGCGCTGGACCTGCATCCGATCGCAGCGCATTTCTTCCGTTTCTGGCTGTGGCTGGCCACCGGCACGGTCACCAAGGAATGGACGGCGATTCACCGCAAGCATCACGCACGCTGTGAAACCGACGAAGACCCTCACAGCCCGCAGGTGCTGGGCCTGAAAAAGGTCCTGCGTGAAGGCGCCGAGCTGTACAAGGCAGAAGCGATGAACCAGGAAACGCTGGCCCGCTATGGCGCCGGCACGCCTGATGACTGGATCGAGCGCAATCTGTACAGCAAGTATTCTTTCGCCGGCATCTTCCTGATGCTGGGCATCGACATTCTCTGTTTCGGCGCCATCGGCATTACCGTCTGGGCGGTGCAGATGGTCTGGATTCCGTTGTTCGCCGCCGGCGTCATCAATGGGGTCGGGCATTTCTGGGGGTATCGCAATTTCGAAAGCCGCGATGCGTCACGCAACATCAGCCCGATCGGCATCCTGATCGGTGGCGAAGAGCTGCACAACAACCACCACACCTATCCGAATTCAGCCAAGCTGTCCGTGCGCCGTTTTGAGTTCGATGTGGGCTGGTTCTGGATTCGCGTGCTGGAAACCCTGCGGCTGGCCAAGGTCAACAAGGTGCCGCCGCGCCCGGTGCTGGCCAGAGACAAGCAGGTGATCGATCTGGACACCCTGCGTGGCCTGATCAGCAACCGCTTTCAGGTCATGGCGCGGTATCGCCGCGAAGTGATCACACCCGTGTTCCAGGAAGAACGCGAGCGCGCCTGTGAAGTCACGCGCAGCTTTTTCCAGCGTTGCCACAGCCTGCTGCACCGAGATGAGAGCCTGATTACCGAACGCTGCCGTGAACGGCTCGACCGGCTGACCTCGCACAATGAAACGCTGGCTGCAATTTACCAGTTCCGGTTGCGGCTTCAGGATATCTGGTCGCGGACCAGCCTGAGTTCGGCGGAGATGCTGGAAGCATTGAAGCAGTGGTGTCAGGAAGCTGAGGAGAGTGGGATACGGGCGTTGCAGGAGTTTGCGGCCAAACTGAGAGCCTATACCGTTCATTCACCTGCCTGA
- a CDS encoding tetratricopeptide repeat protein, with product MKTALMVAITIVASGCANRPLNGGHADAAAEPAPAPARVVEAPAETPVRSDFRPRVNCSTNVAPEERVELEMVDTLTSRGRPYAALAQLEKTQQKNIEYWLRYGQLQAKTQQLLRARSVFETLVEKCDTGEARHGLGMVMVKQGDLQSGLSELRRAARMLPASPDVRNDHGYALLMAGRHDEAMFELITALELENGAGRARQNLAAAYMLSGDSAGLERLQQNYHYTDDELAHARSLANQLRRF from the coding sequence ATGAAGACAGCCCTGATGGTCGCCATCACTATTGTAGCCAGCGGCTGCGCAAACCGCCCGTTGAACGGTGGTCATGCCGACGCTGCCGCAGAGCCCGCACCAGCCCCGGCGCGAGTGGTCGAAGCGCCGGCGGAGACGCCGGTACGCAGTGACTTCCGGCCCCGAGTAAACTGCTCGACCAACGTGGCGCCCGAAGAGCGCGTGGAGCTGGAAATGGTGGACACCCTCACCTCCCGGGGGCGCCCATATGCGGCATTGGCACAACTGGAAAAGACGCAGCAGAAAAACATTGAGTACTGGCTGCGCTATGGGCAGCTACAGGCCAAGACCCAACAACTGCTGCGCGCCCGCTCGGTATTCGAAACACTGGTAGAAAAGTGTGATACCGGCGAAGCGCGCCATGGCCTTGGTATGGTGATGGTGAAACAGGGCGATCTACAGAGCGGCCTGTCGGAACTGCGACGTGCGGCGCGTATGCTGCCAGCTTCCCCGGATGTACGTAACGACCATGGCTATGCGCTGTTGATGGCCGGCCGTCACGATGAGGCGATGTTCGAACTGATCACGGCACTGGAGCTGGAGAATGGCGCCGGCCGTGCGCGCCAGAACCTGGCGGCGGCCTACATGTTGTCTGGTGACAGCGCCGGGCTTGAAAGGCTGCAACAGAATTATCATTACACCGATGACGAGCTGGCGCATGCGCGTAGCCTGGCCAACCAGCTCAGGAGGTTCTGA
- a CDS encoding hydantoinase/oxoprolinase family protein has protein sequence MTSPRFWLGVDTGGTFTDFVLLGEGIERIHKVLSTPSAPEEAIFQGIREMGLEEALGSGRLAIIHGTTVATNAALEGKGARTLFITNEGLEDVLLIGRQTRAELYNLTPTRDDAVIQADDILGIAGRLNADGQEIVPLDEAAIEQLVARVRAVRPEAIAISLLFSYLNPEHEQRLHAALADCAGFVCHSAEVLPIAGEYERGLATWLNAWLGPKVADYLDRLGRGASPAPVSIMQSGGGTLALDAAAGRAVNLLLSGPAGGLNAARAIGEALDEPRLMTFDMGGTSTDVALLDHGFRLTLEGHIGRWPVAVPMVDMHTIGAGGGSLAAVDAAGMLHVGPTSAGADPGPACYGRGGTGVTVTDANLVLGHLPDDLQLGGGLPLSRAASEHALAALAKQLGTSPEHAARGVIDLANEHMAQALRVISIQKGFDPADFMLLCFGGAGGLHVCALAEMLGIPRALVPRNSGVLSAQGLVRAPRQRELIQALPTETDTESLNALASTLIMQAHEAMQTEEGGALDPAALEQQVMLDVCYAGQSFPLSVPWQGDIAAAEAHFHQLHEQRYGHRLQAPVARVNLRARLSLRETLPDAPAGRVTAPGPVRTSQVAGLGPVPVRGRDSLPVDEPLNGPLIVTEAVATTFVSPGWQLLRLVSDHLLVTRIQ, from the coding sequence ATGACCTCACCCCGCTTCTGGCTCGGCGTCGACACCGGCGGCACCTTTACTGACTTCGTGCTGCTCGGAGAGGGCATCGAGCGTATCCACAAGGTGCTTTCCACGCCCTCTGCGCCGGAGGAGGCGATCTTCCAGGGCATCCGCGAGATGGGGCTGGAAGAGGCTCTGGGTAGCGGACGGCTGGCGATCATTCATGGCACCACCGTGGCCACCAATGCCGCGCTGGAAGGCAAGGGCGCACGCACGCTGTTCATCACCAACGAAGGGCTGGAGGACGTGCTGCTGATCGGACGCCAGACCCGGGCAGAGCTGTACAATTTAACGCCAACCCGTGATGACGCGGTGATCCAGGCAGATGACATCCTCGGCATTGCCGGACGCCTCAACGCAGACGGCCAGGAGATCGTACCCCTGGATGAGGCGGCCATTGAGCAATTAGTGGCGCGTGTCCGGGCTGTGCGGCCGGAGGCCATCGCGATCAGCCTGCTATTCAGTTATCTCAACCCGGAGCATGAACAGCGCTTGCATGCGGCGCTGGCAGACTGCGCCGGGTTTGTCTGCCATTCCGCCGAGGTGTTGCCCATTGCCGGTGAGTACGAGCGCGGGCTGGCCACTTGGCTGAATGCCTGGCTGGGCCCGAAGGTGGCGGATTATCTCGACCGGCTAGGGCGCGGCGCTTCCCCGGCGCCGGTCAGCATCATGCAGTCCGGCGGTGGCACGCTGGCGCTGGATGCCGCCGCTGGCCGGGCGGTAAATCTGCTGCTGTCCGGGCCGGCCGGCGGGCTCAATGCGGCACGCGCCATCGGCGAGGCACTGGATGAACCGCGCCTGATGACTTTTGACATGGGCGGCACCTCCACCGACGTCGCCCTGCTGGATCATGGTTTCCGGCTGACGCTGGAAGGGCACATCGGCCGCTGGCCGGTCGCGGTACCGATGGTCGACATGCACACCATCGGCGCGGGCGGCGGCTCGCTGGCCGCCGTCGATGCCGCCGGCATGCTGCATGTAGGGCCGACCTCCGCTGGCGCCGACCCCGGCCCGGCCTGTTACGGACGCGGCGGCACCGGTGTGACGGTGACCGACGCCAACCTGGTGCTGGGCCACCTGCCGGACGATCTGCAGCTCGGCGGCGGCCTGCCGCTGTCACGCGCCGCGTCCGAGCACGCGCTGGCGGCGCTGGCCAAACAACTGGGCACATCGCCCGAACACGCAGCACGCGGCGTCATTGATCTGGCCAATGAGCACATGGCCCAGGCACTGCGCGTCATCTCCATCCAGAAGGGGTTTGATCCGGCGGACTTCATGCTGCTGTGCTTCGGCGGGGCCGGCGGCCTGCATGTGTGCGCCCTGGCAGAGATGCTCGGCATCCCCCGCGCCTTGGTACCGCGCAACAGCGGCGTACTCTCTGCCCAGGGGCTGGTGCGCGCGCCACGGCAGCGGGAGCTGATCCAGGCACTGCCTACAGAAACCGATACCGAGAGCCTCAATGCGCTGGCCAGCACCCTGATCATGCAGGCACACGAGGCCATGCAGACGGAAGAGGGCGGCGCCCTTGATCCTGCCGCGCTGGAGCAACAGGTCATGCTGGATGTGTGCTACGCCGGCCAGTCGTTCCCGCTGAGCGTGCCCTGGCAGGGCGACATTGCTGCGGCAGAAGCGCATTTTCACCAACTGCATGAACAGCGCTACGGGCACCGCCTGCAAGCGCCGGTCGCGCGGGTGAACCTGCGTGCCCGTCTGAGCCTGAGGGAGACTCTGCCCGATGCCCCGGCTGGCCGGGTCACGGCGCCCGGTCCGGTCCGGACGAGCCAGGTAGCCGGCCTGGGGCCCGTGCCGGTGCGGGGGCGCGACAGCCTGCCGGTGGACGAGCCGCTCAACGGGCCATTGATCGTTACCGAGGCCGTGGCGACCACCTTCGTGAGCCCCGGCTGGCAGCTGCTTCGGCTGGTGTCGGATCATCTGCTGGTGACGCGTATCCAGTAA
- a CDS encoding TadG family pilus assembly protein, translating into MNRRERIVLLSRQRGVLAVTTPLLIILIVLFTVLLLDGARLYAVKREMQAVANAAAMAAADGAQACAGLELENDQSIRSIAEAAAVAAGKQALGGDLTVIQAGTLTSVNDRWHFREFDQSVKESNAVKVVYSLREPISSLLPGLFGGVDMAAIAVARKEVVATVSAGGSTAVIGGDDQTAGLLGALLGALLTNGKPFALDATDVRSLASTTFALGGFLDNIGVSDLLVGADRLVPVDHLLEAILAGLGEGGGDAGDAIDQMLDAAGLITTNVRLGDVLRSVGPIERPGDVKIPVYDTVMAVVLNALSGNVVGLAAPREVNVGLGDIVSVDLDLTVGEAPAVLIAPARFEPNGDPMLTFEVADVILGLRVGVEIPGLATITVPLLVKTGGGSGYLAYADCAVGTSNNVLLGFLLQPEVVKVSTQTLQANGALVQDGVQVHLLEALRSLLTISVSARLGELTVGSRPSQPVLRELVFNLYSKEPVGAYVSPGLGVTSVGAGLEIDVDVRLQEEDCRGLLSWLTCPLGELLNPLLDELLNDITGPAIESLVNDTLVRVLNGLASDILGPLLAGLGLNLGGMSVDVTHVSQDQVVLLDCFLVNCELLDE; encoded by the coding sequence ATGAACCGTCGTGAGCGCATCGTATTATTGTCCCGCCAGCGCGGTGTGCTGGCTGTTACCACGCCGTTACTAATCATATTGATTGTCCTTTTCACAGTACTTTTGCTTGATGGTGCGAGGCTGTATGCGGTAAAGCGCGAAATGCAGGCTGTAGCAAATGCGGCTGCCATGGCGGCAGCGGATGGCGCGCAGGCTTGCGCGGGACTGGAACTGGAAAACGATCAATCTATTCGGAGTATCGCAGAGGCGGCGGCTGTTGCCGCAGGGAAACAAGCCCTTGGCGGAGATTTGACGGTGATACAGGCCGGGACGCTGACCTCTGTTAATGATCGCTGGCACTTCCGAGAATTCGATCAGTCGGTCAAAGAATCCAATGCCGTAAAAGTCGTTTACTCGCTGCGCGAGCCAATTTCCTCATTGCTACCCGGTTTGTTTGGTGGCGTTGATATGGCAGCGATTGCCGTGGCACGCAAAGAAGTCGTAGCTACCGTTTCCGCAGGCGGATCAACGGCTGTTATCGGCGGAGATGATCAAACCGCTGGGCTATTGGGCGCGCTGCTCGGGGCGCTTTTGACAAATGGTAAACCCTTTGCGCTGGATGCAACGGACGTTAGGAGCCTGGCAAGTACAACGTTTGCTCTTGGTGGCTTTCTTGACAATATCGGTGTCAGCGATCTTCTGGTGGGTGCTGACCGCCTTGTGCCAGTAGATCACCTCCTTGAAGCAATTCTCGCCGGTCTTGGTGAGGGAGGAGGGGATGCGGGTGACGCAATAGATCAAATGCTGGATGCTGCTGGCCTTATCACCACCAATGTGCGGCTGGGAGACGTATTACGTAGCGTCGGCCCTATTGAGAGGCCAGGTGACGTCAAGATTCCTGTGTACGATACTGTAATGGCTGTTGTTCTGAACGCGCTTTCCGGGAATGTTGTGGGTCTCGCTGCACCTAGAGAGGTAAATGTCGGTTTGGGCGATATAGTGTCGGTCGATCTCGATTTGACCGTGGGTGAAGCGCCCGCTGTGCTGATAGCCCCCGCCCGGTTTGAACCCAATGGTGATCCCATGCTGACGTTTGAAGTCGCCGATGTGATATTGGGTTTGCGGGTAGGCGTTGAGATACCTGGCTTGGCTACGATAACGGTCCCGCTTTTGGTTAAAACCGGTGGGGGGAGTGGCTATCTAGCTTATGCGGACTGTGCTGTGGGGACGAGCAATAATGTTTTGCTTGGCTTTTTGCTGCAGCCCGAGGTGGTGAAAGTATCGACGCAGACACTGCAAGCTAATGGGGCACTAGTGCAAGATGGGGTGCAGGTTCATCTTTTAGAGGCGCTTCGTAGCTTGCTGACTATTTCTGTGTCTGCTCGTCTTGGAGAGCTAACAGTCGGTAGCAGGCCGTCACAACCTGTGCTTAGAGAATTGGTGTTCAATCTCTATTCAAAAGAGCCTGTGGGAGCTTATGTTTCGCCCGGGTTGGGAGTGACATCGGTTGGTGCAGGTTTGGAGATAGATGTGGACGTCAGGTTGCAGGAAGAGGATTGCCGCGGCCTGCTCAGTTGGCTGACCTGCCCGTTGGGTGAATTGCTGAACCCACTGCTTGACGAGTTATTGAACGATATTACCGGGCCCGCCATTGAGTCGTTGGTGAATGATACGTTGGTTCGAGTCTTGAATGGTCTTGCCAGTGACATTCTGGGCCCGCTGCTTGCGGGCCTGGGTTTAAACCTCGGAGGAATGTCTGTTGATGTAACCCATGTCAGTCAGGATCAGGTGGTTCTGCTAGACTGCTTCCTCGTGAATTGTGAGCTACTTGATGAGTAG
- a CDS encoding porin family protein, with translation MKKVCAAVAAAAMGMWGGVQAQDFPQGYIGISYAQPEQNDRFFGDDRFDTGDVFFRLGGHLNEIFDTELRAGTTISTKTGSGREFGHDYIVSIMLRAGYDIGPVRPYAAVGLTYGKEWLELANGSKFRETFDDVSYAVGMDISLGKRIGVNAEYVQYYDIGNVTLKGPSFGAIWRF, from the coding sequence ATGAAAAAGGTGTGTGCGGCCGTAGCTGCTGCGGCAATGGGTATGTGGGGGGGCGTTCAGGCGCAGGATTTCCCGCAGGGTTATATTGGTATCAGCTATGCCCAGCCAGAGCAAAATGACCGTTTTTTTGGCGATGACCGGTTTGATACCGGAGATGTTTTTTTCCGCTTGGGTGGGCATCTTAATGAGATCTTTGATACCGAACTGCGGGCGGGTACGACGATCTCGACAAAAACCGGGAGCGGCCGTGAATTTGGCCACGATTATATCGTTTCGATAATGCTGCGCGCTGGCTATGATATCGGGCCTGTGCGGCCGTACGCGGCGGTAGGGCTGACATACGGTAAAGAATGGCTGGAGTTGGCCAACGGCAGTAAATTCAGGGAAACCTTTGATGACGTTTCCTACGCGGTTGGCATGGATATCAGCCTGGGTAAGCGTATCGGTGTTAACGCAGAGTATGTGCAGTACTACGATATTGGCAACGTAACCCTGAAAGGACCTTCATTCGGGGCTATTTGGCGCTTTTAA
- a CDS encoding type II secretion system F family protein, producing MVSFLVVILLALVALWLAVGRAEVWQRHQRVTERMLQRPDEEGPAPQSAVLSMLSRRVAGSSFAKADYLEMANALRLTGRSAESIQTIYLIACWMLPAAVAVLGLVLGGIVPFMVLLAVGFILPRRMIRGMGHSSCRRQNLEAIEFGHVLRMLIESGLSIERAIRIATLQARELMPTMIYRLDRFGRLMEAGADRSEALAEMGGDRNVPVLYNLTQLLKQGSRLGGGITSGIEQIINEGQNIEKSRIKEDVNRVGAKMTIVMMVFMLPALFIIIGGPAIVSIGQALSR from the coding sequence GTGGTTAGTTTCCTGGTCGTCATACTGCTCGCGCTGGTCGCGCTTTGGCTGGCGGTGGGACGCGCGGAAGTCTGGCAGCGCCACCAGCGTGTCACCGAGCGCATGCTGCAACGTCCCGACGAGGAAGGGCCTGCGCCGCAGAGTGCGGTGCTGTCCATGTTGTCTCGTCGGGTTGCGGGCTCCTCCTTTGCGAAGGCCGATTATCTCGAAATGGCGAATGCCCTGCGATTGACTGGCCGCAGTGCCGAATCAATCCAGACGATCTACCTGATAGCGTGCTGGATGCTGCCGGCCGCCGTAGCGGTGCTGGGGCTTGTTCTGGGCGGCATAGTGCCTTTCATGGTGTTGCTGGCAGTGGGGTTTATCCTGCCACGACGCATGATTCGCGGCATGGGGCACAGCTCCTGCCGGCGGCAGAACCTGGAAGCCATCGAGTTTGGCCATGTCTTGCGCATGCTGATTGAATCTGGCCTGTCCATCGAGCGCGCCATTCGCATCGCCACACTGCAGGCCCGCGAACTGATGCCGACCATGATCTACCGGCTGGACCGCTTCGGCCGCCTGATGGAAGCCGGCGCAGACCGCAGCGAAGCCCTGGCGGAAATGGGCGGCGACCGCAACGTGCCGGTGCTCTACAACCTGACGCAACTGCTCAAGCAGGGTAGCCGGCTCGGCGGCGGTATCACCAGCGGCATCGAGCAGATCATCAACGAAGGCCAGAACATCGAAAAAAGTCGCATCAAGGAAGACGTTAACCGCGTGGGCGCCAAAATGACCATTGTGATGATGGTGTTCATGCTGCCGGCGCTGTTCATCATCATTGGTGGCCCGGCGATCGTATCGATCGGACAGGCGTTGAGCCGATAA